A stretch of Microbacterium caowuchunii DNA encodes these proteins:
- the pheS gene encoding phenylalanine--tRNA ligase subunit alpha, with protein sequence MSDAPENEITPEAVNAAVDAALEAIAAASDSAALKAARTAHTAEGSPLARLNASLRSVPNERKAEFGKLVGQARGRVTQALAAREEEIVAAETAARLEAERVDITAIASRTRVGARHPLTLLQEQIGDIFVGMGWEIAEGPELEHEWYNFDALNFDVDHPARQMQDTFFVDPVARHLVMRTHTSPVQMRSMLERDLPIYVVCPGRVYRTDEFDATHLPVFSQFEGLVVDKGITMAHLKGTLDHIARMLFGPEAKTRFRANFFPFTEPSAELDLWHPTFKGGARWIEWGGCGMVNPNVLRAAGIDPEEYSGFAFGMGIERTLMFRSDVQDMRDMAEGDVRFSEQFGMVV encoded by the coding sequence GTGTCCGACGCACCCGAGAACGAGATCACCCCCGAGGCGGTGAACGCCGCGGTCGACGCCGCACTCGAGGCGATCGCCGCCGCATCCGATTCCGCCGCACTGAAGGCCGCGCGAACCGCGCACACCGCGGAGGGCTCGCCCCTGGCGCGCCTCAACGCGAGCCTGCGCAGCGTGCCGAACGAGCGCAAAGCCGAGTTCGGCAAGCTCGTCGGACAGGCGCGCGGCCGCGTGACGCAGGCGCTCGCCGCCCGCGAGGAGGAGATCGTGGCGGCGGAGACCGCCGCACGTCTCGAGGCGGAACGCGTGGACATCACCGCGATCGCCTCGCGCACGCGCGTGGGCGCCCGGCACCCGCTCACCCTCCTGCAGGAGCAGATCGGCGACATCTTCGTCGGGATGGGGTGGGAGATCGCCGAGGGACCCGAGCTCGAGCACGAGTGGTACAACTTCGACGCGCTCAACTTCGACGTGGACCACCCCGCCCGCCAGATGCAGGACACCTTCTTCGTCGACCCGGTCGCCCGTCACCTCGTGATGCGCACCCACACCAGTCCCGTGCAGATGCGCTCGATGCTGGAGCGCGACCTGCCGATCTACGTCGTCTGCCCCGGCCGCGTGTACCGTACCGACGAGTTCGACGCGACGCACCTCCCGGTGTTCAGCCAGTTCGAAGGACTCGTCGTGGACAAGGGCATCACGATGGCCCATCTGAAGGGCACCCTCGACCACATCGCCCGGATGCTGTTCGGCCCGGAGGCGAAGACGCGTTTCCGCGCCAACTTCTTCCCCTTCACCGAGCCCAGCGCCGAGCTGGACCTGTGGCACCCGACCTTCAAGGGCGGTGCCCGCTGGATCGAGTGGGGCGGATGCGGGATGGTCAACCCGAACGTGCTGCGCGCCGCCGGGATCGACCCGGAGGAGTACTCCGGCTTCGCCTTCGGGATGGGGATCGAGCGGACCCTGATGTTCCGCAGCGACGTGCAGGACATGCGCGACATGGCCGAGGGCGATGTCCGCTTCAGCGAGCAGTTCGGGATGGTGGTGTGA
- a CDS encoding amino acid ABC transporter permease: MSSVLYDVPGPRAIARNRVLGAITVLVVVAIIGFFVWRLWATGQFTAQKWSAFTYTNVWIQIGEAALNTLSAFAVAAVGALVLGFVLAIGRLSDHAWVRWPFTAVIEVLRAVPVLIFMFLLYYGLPAAGIRMEPYWAVVIALIAYNGSVLAEVFRAGVESLPNGQKEAGYAIGLRKSGVMRLILLPQAIRAMMPVIIAQLVVTLKDTALGYIITYEELLFYARFIGSQATLGSPIVPATIIVALIYIGLCLILSLIATRVERRLRSSPRGGVVAGANQPTQEVTDTELIVTQRAGKRDGTAGGR, translated from the coding sequence ATGAGCAGCGTCCTGTACGACGTCCCCGGGCCGCGGGCGATCGCCCGCAACCGCGTCCTCGGCGCGATCACGGTGCTCGTGGTGGTCGCGATCATCGGCTTCTTCGTCTGGCGCCTGTGGGCGACAGGTCAGTTCACCGCGCAGAAGTGGTCGGCGTTCACCTACACGAACGTCTGGATCCAGATCGGGGAGGCGGCGCTCAACACGCTCTCCGCGTTCGCTGTCGCTGCGGTCGGTGCGCTCGTGCTCGGGTTCGTCCTCGCGATCGGCCGGCTCTCCGACCACGCCTGGGTGCGCTGGCCCTTCACCGCCGTGATCGAGGTGCTGCGCGCCGTCCCCGTGCTGATCTTCATGTTCCTGCTCTACTACGGACTCCCGGCGGCGGGCATCCGGATGGAGCCGTACTGGGCCGTCGTCATCGCCCTGATCGCCTACAACGGCTCGGTGCTGGCCGAGGTGTTCCGCGCGGGCGTCGAATCGCTGCCGAACGGCCAGAAGGAAGCCGGCTACGCGATCGGACTGCGCAAGAGCGGCGTCATGCGGCTGATCCTGCTGCCCCAGGCGATTCGCGCCATGATGCCGGTGATCATCGCCCAGCTGGTGGTGACGTTGAAGGACACCGCGCTCGGTTACATCATCACCTACGAGGAACTGCTGTTCTACGCGCGGTTCATCGGCTCGCAGGCGACGCTCGGCTCGCCGATCGTCCCGGCGACGATCATCGTGGCGCTGATCTACATCGGCCTCTGCCTGATCCTCTCGCTCATCGCCACGCGGGTGGAGCGGCGTCTGCGCAGCTCGCCCCGCGGGGGCGTCGTGGCGGGGGCGAACCAGCCCACGCAGGAGGTCACGGACACCGAGCTGATCGTCACGCAGCGCGCGGGCAAGCGCGACGGCACCGCCGGCGGGCGCTGA
- a CDS encoding amino acid ABC transporter permease, with amino-acid sequence MGVISDNLDIWWDGLLGTLLLFFGGGLIAVVLGTIVGAMRVSPIPIARGIGTLYVNTIRNTPLTLVFFAFAFALPPLFGLRLTAPIPLVLAICALGIYTATYVAETIRSGINTVPVGQAEAARAIGLTFGQVMSLVVMPQAFRSVIPPLMSVLIALLKNTTVAAGFSVVNLGSVRAYLSERGENQLLVIIWVAVIFVALVLLLSWLQRSLENRWRVAR; translated from the coding sequence CATCTGGTGGGACGGCCTACTCGGCACGCTCCTCCTGTTCTTCGGGGGCGGACTCATCGCGGTCGTGCTGGGCACGATCGTGGGCGCCATGCGCGTCTCACCGATCCCGATCGCGCGGGGGATCGGGACGCTCTACGTCAACACCATCCGCAACACCCCCCTGACGCTGGTCTTCTTCGCCTTCGCCTTCGCGCTCCCGCCCCTGTTCGGATTGCGCCTCACGGCGCCCATCCCGCTCGTGCTGGCGATCTGCGCGCTCGGCATCTACACGGCGACCTACGTCGCGGAGACCATCCGGTCCGGGATCAACACCGTGCCGGTCGGACAGGCCGAGGCTGCGCGCGCGATCGGGCTCACGTTCGGGCAGGTGATGTCGCTGGTCGTCATGCCCCAGGCGTTCCGCTCGGTGATCCCGCCCCTGATGAGCGTGCTCATCGCCCTGCTGAAGAACACCACGGTCGCCGCCGGATTCTCGGTGGTCAACCTCGGCTCCGTCCGCGCGTACCTGAGTGAGCGGGGCGAGAACCAGCTCCTGGTGATCATCTGGGTCGCCGTGATCTTCGTCGCGCTGGTCCTGCTGCTGTCGTGGTTGCAGCGCAGTCTCGAGAACCGATGGAGGGTGGCGCGATGA